Proteins encoded within one genomic window of Natator depressus isolate rNatDep1 chromosome 1, rNatDep2.hap1, whole genome shotgun sequence:
- the CIMIP4 gene encoding ciliary microtubule inner protein 4 isoform X2, which produces MEQEMPMTSASLTPAAAKHESVLADGPLVEPGDGNKEHVLAGARASGKRTSLKSSSRTSWKTSKNPTDSGTPMSSPQVKSQASPSAQHLHTRSYSKQSLQPKTPSAQRHLTREEGEAARDVSGAKEPAVRQHQRGRTGSLLHLAKSTQKKAESVQAYSDGKEPAAGQHRPLGPRVPGSPRKTTKTSHKEAREFQNGLSAKESLASIGQDVKAEGKLFQGKKSSIIPINIKHKFGSSIVDELVTEEQARRALCEAGLIEGQKRLSNRTPKPPENPMATTPFADYYELGYNLRSNIFQGGPIESKSLMKDSYTADVIQRAVRDPKHWHGRKTDDLGRWHQKNALNLNLQKALEQKYGEKTKGTKS; this is translated from the exons ATGGAACAG GAGATGCCTATGACCTCGGCCTCCCTTACACCTGCTGCAGCGAAACATGAGTCTGTGCTAGCCGACGGCCCATTAG TGGAACCTGGAGATGGCAACAAGGAGCATGTCCTGGCTGGGGCACGGGCCAGCGGCAAGAGAACCTCCTTGAAAAGTTCCAGTAgaacctcctggaagacctccaAGAACCCTACAGATAGTGGAACACCCATGAGTTCTCCTCAAGTCAAATCCCAGGCATCCCCCTCTGCACAGCATCTCCACACCAGAAGCTATAGTAAACAGAGTCTCCAGCCCAAAACGCCTTCTGCACAGCGTCATCTCACCAGAGAAGAAGGAGAAGCAGCCCGGGATGTCTCAGGTGCCAAGGAACCAGCAGTGAGGCAACATCAAAGAGGGAGGACAGGAAGTCTCCTACATCTTGCAAAGTCTACCCAGAAGAAGGCAGAAAGTGTCCAAGCCTACTCAGATGGCAAAGAACCAGCAGCAGGGCAACATCGACCGCTGGGGCCCAGGGTGCCTGGATCTCCCCGAAAGACCACCAAGACCAGCCACAAGGAGGCGAGGGAATTCCAGAATGGCTTAAGTGCAAAGGAATCCTTAGCATCAATAGGGCAAGACGTGAAAGCAGAGGGGAAGCTCTTtcaggggaagaaaagcagcataATCCCAATTAACATCAAACACAAGTTTGGGAGCAGCATCGTGGATGAGCTCGTCACTGAGGAGCAG GCGCGTCGTGCTCTGTGTGAGGCTGGACTGATTGAGGGGCAGAAACGACTCAGCAACCGGACCCCTAAACCACCAGAGAATCCCATGGCCACCACACCCTTTGCTGATTATTATGAACTAGGTTACAACCTGAGGTCAAACATCTTCCAAG GTGGCCCAATAGAGAGTAAGAGCCTGATGAAGGATTCCTATACCGCAGATGTGATTCAAAGGGCAGTCAGAGACCCCAAACACTGGCATGGAAGGAAAACCGATGACCTAG GGCGATGGCACCAGAAAAATGCCCTAAACCTTAACCTGCAAAAAGCTTTGGAGCAGAAATATGGGGAGAAGACCAAAGGTACCAAATCTTAG
- the CIMIP4 gene encoding ciliary microtubule inner protein 4 isoform X1, with the protein MWQACGAILGHLWQLILSPIWQEIPGHFWQVYSSSLIITVLFPARDLVRMAQQYLQQPEKEMPMTSASLTPAAAKHESVLADGPLVEPGDGNKEHVLAGARASGKRTSLKSSSRTSWKTSKNPTDSGTPMSSPQVKSQASPSAQHLHTRSYSKQSLQPKTPSAQRHLTREEGEAARDVSGAKEPAVRQHQRGRTGSLLHLAKSTQKKAESVQAYSDGKEPAAGQHRPLGPRVPGSPRKTTKTSHKEAREFQNGLSAKESLASIGQDVKAEGKLFQGKKSSIIPINIKHKFGSSIVDELVTEEQARRALCEAGLIEGQKRLSNRTPKPPENPMATTPFADYYELGYNLRSNIFQGGPIESKSLMKDSYTADVIQRAVRDPKHWHGRKTDDLGRWHQKNALNLNLQKALEQKYGEKTKGTKS; encoded by the exons ATGTGGCAGGCGTGTGGGGCTATTCTTGGCCATCTCTGGCAGCTGATACTGAGCCCCATTTGGCAGGAGATACCAGGCCACTTCTGGCAGGTGTACAGTTCATCTCTAATAATAACAGTGCTTTTCCCAGCCAGAGACCTTGTGAGAATGGCACAGCAATACCTTCAGCAGCCTGAGAAG GAGATGCCTATGACCTCGGCCTCCCTTACACCTGCTGCAGCGAAACATGAGTCTGTGCTAGCCGACGGCCCATTAG TGGAACCTGGAGATGGCAACAAGGAGCATGTCCTGGCTGGGGCACGGGCCAGCGGCAAGAGAACCTCCTTGAAAAGTTCCAGTAgaacctcctggaagacctccaAGAACCCTACAGATAGTGGAACACCCATGAGTTCTCCTCAAGTCAAATCCCAGGCATCCCCCTCTGCACAGCATCTCCACACCAGAAGCTATAGTAAACAGAGTCTCCAGCCCAAAACGCCTTCTGCACAGCGTCATCTCACCAGAGAAGAAGGAGAAGCAGCCCGGGATGTCTCAGGTGCCAAGGAACCAGCAGTGAGGCAACATCAAAGAGGGAGGACAGGAAGTCTCCTACATCTTGCAAAGTCTACCCAGAAGAAGGCAGAAAGTGTCCAAGCCTACTCAGATGGCAAAGAACCAGCAGCAGGGCAACATCGACCGCTGGGGCCCAGGGTGCCTGGATCTCCCCGAAAGACCACCAAGACCAGCCACAAGGAGGCGAGGGAATTCCAGAATGGCTTAAGTGCAAAGGAATCCTTAGCATCAATAGGGCAAGACGTGAAAGCAGAGGGGAAGCTCTTtcaggggaagaaaagcagcataATCCCAATTAACATCAAACACAAGTTTGGGAGCAGCATCGTGGATGAGCTCGTCACTGAGGAGCAG GCGCGTCGTGCTCTGTGTGAGGCTGGACTGATTGAGGGGCAGAAACGACTCAGCAACCGGACCCCTAAACCACCAGAGAATCCCATGGCCACCACACCCTTTGCTGATTATTATGAACTAGGTTACAACCTGAGGTCAAACATCTTCCAAG GTGGCCCAATAGAGAGTAAGAGCCTGATGAAGGATTCCTATACCGCAGATGTGATTCAAAGGGCAGTCAGAGACCCCAAACACTGGCATGGAAGGAAAACCGATGACCTAG GGCGATGGCACCAGAAAAATGCCCTAAACCTTAACCTGCAAAAAGCTTTGGAGCAGAAATATGGGGAGAAGACCAAAGGTACCAAATCTTAG
- the TST gene encoding thiosulfate sulfurtransferase has translation MVQQVLYRALVSTRWLSESVLANRIGPSLQVLDVSWYPPGERDAQQEFRDKHIPGASFFDIEECKDKSSPYELMLPSEAHFANYVGHLGISNDTHVVVYDGDDLGSFYAPRAWWMFRVFGHRTVSVLNGGFKNWVKEGHPVTSELSRPEPAVFKATLNRSLLKTYTDMVENMESKRFQVVDSRSEGRYRGTEPEPGNEGLEPGHIPGSLNMPFFKFLTEAGFEKSPEEIRSMFQEKKVDLSQPLIATCRKGVTACHIALAAYLCGKPDVAIYDGSWSEWFRQAPPEHKLSEWKRNKA, from the exons ATGGTGCAGCAAGTACTGTACAGAGCTCTGGTCTCCACCAGGTGGCTCTCAGAATCTGTCCTGGCCAACCGGATTGGGCCCAGCCTGCAGGTGCTTGATGTATCCTGGTACCCTCCTGGGGAGAGGGATGCCCAGCAGGAGTTCCGAGACAAGCATATACCTGGGGCCTCATTTTTCGATATCGAGGAGTGTAAAGATAAGTCGTCGCCCTATGAGCTCATGCTGCCCAGCGAGGCACACTTCGCCAACTATGTTGGACACCTGGGGATCAGCAATGACACGCATGTGGTGGTGTATGATGGAGATGACTTGGGGAGCTTCTATGCACCCCGAGCCTGGTGGATGTTCCGGGTCTTTGGGCACAGAACAGTCTCCGTGCTGAATGGCGGGTTCAAGAACTGGGTGAAGGAGGGTCACCCTGTGACATCAGAGCTCAGCCGGCCAGAGCCAGCAGTGTTTAAGGCAACCTTGAACAGGTCCCTGCTGAAGACCTATACAGACATGGTAGAGAACATGGAATCCAAGCGGTTCCAGGTGGTGGATTCCAGGTCTGAGGGGAGGTACCGGGGGACAGAACCAGAACCAGGGAACGAAg GGCTTGAACCAGGTCACATCCCCGGCTCGCTGAACATGCCCTTCTTTAAATTCCTCACTGAAGCTGGCTTCGAGAAGAGCCCAGAGGAGATACGGAGCATGTTCCAGGAGAAGAAGGTGGACCTCTCACAGCCACTCATTGCCACGTGCCGTAAGGGCGTCACGGCATGCCACATTGCCCTGGCAGCATACCTTTGTGGCAAGCCAGATGTGGCCATCTATGATGGATCCTGGTCAGAGTGGTTCCGCCAGGCCCCGCCAGAGCACAAGCTCTCTGAGTGGAAGCGCAACAAGGCATAA
- the MPST gene encoding 3-mercaptopyruvate sulfurtransferase, whose translation MSQQFLYRALVSAKWLSETIKSPQAGQAVKILDASWYLPKMKRDPRHEFEERHIPGAAFFDLDLCSDRMSPYDHMLPSADDFAEYVGKLGVGNDSHVVVYDASGQGLFSAPRVWWMFRAFGHHAVSLLDGGLKNWQREGYPLSSGKSRAVPAEFNASLDKSLVKTHEDIEENIESHHFQLVDARSAGRFRGTEAEPREGIEPGHIPGSLNIPFLDFLTEAGFEKTPEEIRSLFQEKKVDLSKPVVATCGSGVTACHVALGAYLCGKPDVAVYDGAWVEWYMRARPGEVISEGRGKTL comes from the exons ATGTCTCAGCAGTTCCTTTATCGGGCACTGGTGTCGGCTAAGTGGCTCTCGGAAACCATCAAGTCCCCTCAGGCTGGGCAGGCTGTGAAGATCCTGGATGCATCCTGGTACCTCCCGAAGATGAAGCGTGACCCCCGGCATGAATTTGAGGAGCGCCACATCCCTGGTGCTGCTTTCTTTGACCTCGACCTATGCAGCGACCGTATGTCGCCCTATGATCacatgctgcccagtgcagatgACTTTGCGGAGTATGTGGGCAAGCTGGGTGTGGGGAATGACTCCCATGTGGTCGTGTATGATGCCAGCGGTCAGGGTCTCTTCTCTGCTCCCCGTGTCTGGTGGATGTTCCGGGCCTTTGGGCACCATGCTGTTTCCCTTCTGGATGGTGGGCTGAAGAACTGGCAGCGGGAGGGGTATCCACTGAGCTCTGGCAAGAGCCGAGCAGTTCCTGCGGAGTTCAATGcctccttggacaagtcactggtGAAGACCCATGAGGACATAGAGGAGAACATAGAGTCACATCACTTCCAGCTGGTTGATGCTCGCTCTGCAGGGCGGTTCAGAGGGACGGAGGCAGAGCCCAGAGAAG gAATTGAGCCTGGTCATATCCCTGGCTCCCTGAACATCCCCTTCTTGGATTTCCTCACAGAAGCTGGCTTTGAGAAGACCCCTGAAGAGATCCGCAGCTTATTCCAGGAGAAGAAAGTGGACCTCTCAAAGCCAGTGGTAGCCACATGTGGCTCGGGAGTCACTGCCTGCCATGTGGCCTTAGGGGCGTACCTCTGTGGCAAGCCAGACGTGGCTGTCTATGATGGTGCCTGGGTGGAGTGGTACATGCGGGCTCGGCCTGGAGAGGTCATCTCTGAGGGCAGAGGCAAGACCCTCTGA